One genomic region from Spirosoma sp. KCTC 42546 encodes:
- a CDS encoding universal stress protein, with protein MYKILVLTDFSAASKHAIAFTQALFADTATDFCLLHTFPLQPEVGYSGVFLLAEQRESAEKSLQALQHTIREQPVPDYHTYRTLVIPGSPERAVEELLTQEHFDLVVTGATGFGRSELVGSVATGMIRSAKTNVLVIPATAPIRPLEHVVLATDYRSVNDTESFDILNDLASRKGAQLTLLTIENPQQHTPPVSDLSRQYVVSAFENLQTDTYTIHDENVLQGINSYLDIHTVDMLVMLPHHKSFFDVLRNKSVARSVAYHPRVPLLALYDSVTATPVDKPTSELETTPFASYL; from the coding sequence ATGTATAAGATTTTAGTACTAACCGACTTCTCTGCTGCCTCAAAGCATGCTATTGCCTTTACACAAGCCCTTTTTGCCGATACCGCAACTGATTTCTGTTTACTGCATACGTTTCCTCTCCAGCCAGAGGTAGGGTATAGCGGTGTGTTCCTCCTGGCCGAACAACGGGAGTCGGCCGAGAAGTCGCTACAGGCTCTTCAACATACTATTAGGGAGCAGCCTGTGCCGGATTACCACACCTACCGGACGCTGGTCATCCCCGGTAGTCCGGAACGAGCCGTTGAGGAACTACTTACCCAAGAGCATTTTGATCTGGTTGTAACAGGAGCAACTGGTTTTGGGCGAAGTGAACTGGTTGGTAGTGTGGCTACGGGTATGATTCGGTCGGCCAAAACAAATGTGCTGGTTATACCCGCAACGGCTCCTATCCGGCCACTTGAACATGTGGTGCTGGCCACCGACTATCGTTCCGTCAATGACACGGAATCGTTTGATATCCTGAACGATCTGGCTAGTCGAAAGGGAGCGCAGCTTACGCTATTGACCATCGAAAACCCTCAGCAGCACACACCTCCGGTTTCGGATCTGAGCCGCCAGTACGTGGTAAGTGCTTTCGAGAATCTTCAAACGGATACCTATACGATTCACGACGAGAATGTACTACAGGGTATTAATTCCTATCTAGACATTCATACGGTAGATATGCTGGTGATGCTACCCCATCACAAAAGTTTCTTTGATGTACTGCGAAATAAAAGTGTAGCTCGCTCAGTAGCCTACCATCCACGCGTACCTCTACTGGCACTTTATGATTCCGTTACGGCTACCCCAGTTGATAAACCCACGTCAGAACTGGAAACGACTCCATTTGCCTCTTACCTCTAA
- a CDS encoding LytTR family DNA-binding domain-containing protein — MAFYVDRGQWITSELLNWPPLRVYDNCSGAQWLSVADLVYLEGELNYTWLQFANGRRILVPYTLKRFEDKLPASWFIRLHRHHMVNRKFIERVECDASGPVFYLVTGVILPVSRRRWFILRRQLDFHRPTNSVK; from the coding sequence ATGGCATTTTATGTAGATCGCGGGCAGTGGATTACGTCTGAATTACTTAACTGGCCACCATTGCGTGTCTATGACAATTGTAGTGGGGCACAATGGTTGTCTGTAGCTGACCTGGTGTATCTGGAAGGCGAATTAAATTACACCTGGCTTCAATTTGCGAACGGTCGGCGAATACTGGTTCCGTACACGCTAAAGCGATTTGAAGATAAACTACCGGCTAGCTGGTTTATCCGATTGCATCGCCACCACATGGTTAATCGCAAGTTTATTGAACGCGTAGAATGCGACGCAAGTGGACCTGTGTTCTATCTGGTTACGGGTGTAATTCTGCCCGTATCACGTCGTCGGTGGTTTATCCTTCGTCGTCAGCTTGACTTTCATCGACCCACCAACTCTGTAAAGTAA
- a CDS encoding sensor histidine kinase, giving the protein MKLPAYSNYDSLLQVIVLPIYVSVLNWLLIGPAYWQNWITFGLATGITLILSFSNWYVNNIISLKVLSLYPDPSEYMRRTIRMFVACASSSCVHVTLIYGIYYTIKLPYVGFSINQLGLAWLFTIILVGIVVITYESIHNFGHWQQSRREVDTLSKAQLQAQLDTLRQQVNPHFLFNSLNSLISLIGEDPRQAELFAEELSSVYRYLLRSNESGLTSLASELEFIQSYYHLLKTRHGEALILDICIHAGTETRQLPPLTLQLLIENAVKHNIILPDQPLTISLKTTEHQLVVSNNLQRKPSRTFSNGIGLNNILAKYQMLGQPAPVVEDDGLEFRVTLQLV; this is encoded by the coding sequence ATGAAGCTACCAGCATATTCAAATTATGACTCGCTCCTGCAAGTCATTGTGCTGCCTATATATGTTAGTGTTTTAAACTGGCTATTGATCGGCCCTGCTTATTGGCAAAACTGGATAACATTTGGATTAGCCACAGGCATCACCCTGATTCTTTCATTCAGCAACTGGTACGTCAATAATATCATTTCCCTGAAAGTACTGAGCCTGTATCCTGACCCCAGCGAATATATGCGTCGGACAATCAGGATGTTTGTAGCCTGTGCAAGCAGTTCATGCGTGCACGTTACGCTTATTTACGGCATTTACTACACCATTAAACTACCTTATGTTGGCTTTTCTATAAATCAACTGGGGCTGGCCTGGCTCTTTACCATAATCCTGGTCGGTATTGTTGTCATTACGTACGAAAGCATCCATAATTTCGGTCACTGGCAACAGTCGCGTCGCGAAGTCGATACGCTTAGCAAAGCCCAGTTACAGGCTCAACTCGATACGTTGCGGCAGCAGGTAAATCCACACTTTCTATTTAACAGTCTTAACTCGCTCATTTCACTGATCGGCGAAGACCCTCGCCAGGCGGAACTCTTTGCCGAAGAACTTAGCTCCGTCTATCGGTACTTGCTTCGTAGTAACGAGTCGGGGTTAACCTCTTTAGCTAGTGAGCTTGAGTTTATCCAGTCCTATTATCACCTGCTTAAAACCCGTCATGGCGAAGCACTGATTCTGGATATCTGTATTCATGCTGGTACTGAAACCCGTCAACTCCCTCCCCTAACGCTGCAACTGTTAATTGAGAACGCCGTAAAACATAATATTATCCTACCCGACCAACCGCTGACTATTTCTTTAAAAACCACTGAGCACCAGTTGGTTGTTAGCAATAATTTACAGCGCAAGCCCAGCCGTACGTTCTCGAACGGTATCGGTTTGAATAACATCCTGGCCAAATATCAGATGTTAGGGCAACCTGCTCCGGTGGTCGAAGATGATGGACTGGAATTTCGGGTTACACTACAACTAGTATAA
- a CDS encoding RNA polymerase sigma factor, translated as MHTSLTDEETIRQLLPSQPNQCFETLYSRYVNKVYRRCLSMTKDAEKAEDFTHDIFLKVFSKLDAFQERSSFSTWLYSIAFNYCSDQLRLAKRFSFAPMEEGINQALPDLQEAQLHEETVLVVKEAIATLSVNERTLLRLKYEDSMSINELAELYNLKPSAVKMRLKRSREKVQQFCAQQYGH; from the coding sequence ATGCACACTTCTTTAACAGACGAAGAAACGATTCGTCAATTGTTACCGAGTCAACCTAATCAATGTTTCGAGACGCTATATTCTCGTTATGTCAATAAAGTCTATCGCCGGTGTCTATCAATGACTAAGGACGCCGAAAAAGCCGAGGATTTTACCCACGACATCTTTTTGAAAGTATTCAGCAAGCTGGATGCATTTCAGGAACGATCAAGTTTTTCAACCTGGCTTTACTCAATCGCTTTTAATTACTGCTCAGATCAGCTACGACTAGCCAAGCGATTTAGCTTCGCTCCTATGGAAGAAGGTATAAACCAGGCACTGCCCGATTTACAGGAGGCTCAATTGCATGAAGAAACGGTTTTGGTTGTGAAGGAGGCAATAGCAACCCTTTCTGTTAACGAGCGCACCCTGCTCCGCTTAAAATACGAGGACAGTATGAGTATTAATGAACTAGCTGAGCTCTATAATCTCAAACCTAGTGCAGTTAAAATGCGTCTGAAACGGAGCCGGGAAAAGGTACAACAGTTCTGTGCCCAACAATATGGCCATTAG
- a CDS encoding helix-turn-helix transcriptional regulator, giving the protein MDCKFIEKATGAMADRSRLSILIELTKKKTLTNAEVIELVGLSQPCVSHHIKQLIDSGLVNASKEGRTVHLQLNKEAIQQLTSFLDTLG; this is encoded by the coding sequence ATGGACTGTAAATTTATTGAAAAAGCGACTGGGGCTATGGCCGATAGATCACGTTTGTCAATTCTGATTGAATTGACCAAGAAAAAAACGCTGACTAATGCTGAGGTGATTGAGTTGGTAGGTCTGTCGCAGCCTTGCGTTTCTCATCATATCAAACAACTGATTGATAGTGGTTTAGTAAATGCGTCTAAGGAGGGCCGCACGGTGCATTTGCAGCTAAATAAAGAAGCCATTCAGCAGTTAACGTCTTTTTTAGATACCCTGGGCTAA
- a CDS encoding alkene reductase produces the protein MAQKLFSEAKLGALTLANHIVMAPMTRSRALGNIPNDMIAEYYAQRASAGLIITEGTSPSPNGLGYARIPGIYNAEQIDGWKKVTSAIHGKGSKIFIQLMHTGRISHSANMPNGAEILAPSSVAAAGDMWTDSEGMQPNATPREMTQADVKAAIQEYIQAAKNAIAAGFDGIELHGANGYLIEQFLSARSNQRTDEYGGSIENRARFLLDIAAGSIAAIGADKVGLRLSPFGAAGDLLPHADDNHDLYVYLAEELNKLGLVYLHLVDHSGMGAPAVPAATVAAIRDGFKGTIILCGSYNAERAEEDLESGKADLIAFGRPFIANPDLVDRLETGAELAQLDPATLYAPGPNGFEQGYIDYPTLVEAQQV, from the coding sequence ATGGCTCAGAAACTGTTTTCAGAAGCTAAGCTTGGTGCTTTAACGCTTGCCAACCACATTGTAATGGCCCCAATGACCCGGAGCCGCGCCCTGGGTAATATCCCGAATGACATGATTGCTGAGTATTATGCGCAACGAGCCTCGGCAGGTCTGATCATTACGGAGGGAACTTCACCTTCTCCGAATGGTCTGGGTTATGCCCGTATACCCGGCATTTACAATGCTGAGCAGATTGATGGCTGGAAAAAAGTAACTTCAGCAATACACGGAAAAGGCAGCAAGATTTTTATCCAGTTAATGCATACAGGTCGGATTTCGCACAGCGCCAATATGCCCAATGGAGCCGAAATTCTGGCCCCATCCTCCGTAGCTGCGGCTGGCGATATGTGGACGGATTCAGAAGGTATGCAGCCTAACGCCACCCCCCGGGAGATGACCCAAGCCGACGTTAAAGCGGCTATTCAAGAATACATTCAAGCCGCAAAGAACGCTATTGCAGCTGGTTTTGATGGAATTGAGCTGCATGGTGCAAATGGTTATTTGATCGAGCAGTTTCTGAGCGCCCGTAGCAATCAACGTACCGATGAGTATGGCGGCTCCATTGAAAATCGGGCGCGATTCTTACTCGATATAGCGGCTGGATCAATTGCTGCTATCGGCGCCGATAAGGTGGGATTGCGGTTGTCTCCTTTCGGAGCAGCGGGGGATCTACTTCCTCATGCCGATGATAACCATGACCTATATGTTTATCTGGCTGAGGAACTAAATAAGCTTGGCTTAGTGTATCTGCACCTGGTTGATCATTCAGGTATGGGTGCTCCTGCTGTACCGGCGGCTACGGTAGCGGCAATTCGGGATGGGTTTAAAGGAACGATCATTTTATGCGGTAGCTACAACGCTGAACGGGCAGAAGAAGACCTCGAAAGTGGCAAGGCTGACCTGATTGCATTTGGGCGTCCATTCATTGCGAACCCTGATCTGGTCGATCGTTTGGAAACGGGGGCTGAATTGGCACAACTTGACCCAGCTACGCTGTATGCACCAGGCCCTAATGGTTTTGAGCAAGGTTATATCGACTACCCCACGCTGGTTGAAGCGCAGCAAGTGTAA
- the yiaA gene encoding inner membrane protein YiaA has protein sequence MNQKTSAAFVGASWVALGAGMLGYLIGLWRSDMLLNEKGFYFTVLMFGIFSVVSVQKSVRDRLEGLPVTDIYYGICWFSTILSITLLTIGLWNATLLPSEKGFYAFAFLLGLFGAIAVQKNTRDNQDFSKKE, from the coding sequence ATGAATCAAAAAACATCAGCCGCCTTTGTAGGCGCTTCATGGGTTGCTCTGGGAGCAGGTATGCTCGGTTATTTAATCGGGCTTTGGCGATCCGATATGCTTCTAAATGAAAAGGGCTTCTATTTCACCGTTTTAATGTTTGGTATTTTCTCGGTGGTATCTGTACAAAAAAGTGTCAGAGATAGACTAGAGGGGCTCCCAGTCACTGATATCTATTATGGGATCTGTTGGTTTTCAACCATATTGTCCATTACCCTATTAACAATTGGTCTATGGAACGCAACACTCTTGCCCAGTGAAAAAGGATTTTATGCATTTGCGTTTTTGCTAGGCTTGTTTGGAGCAATCGCGGTTCAGAAAAATACCAGAGATAATCAAGATTTCTCAAAGAAAGAATGA
- a CDS encoding LytTR family DNA-binding domain-containing protein yields the protein MRKQLLDTDQIMYALGDGNYSNLYFSNGTVELTSHTLKWYEEGYPTFLRISKSAMINPKYIKDCVSVSPGIAYITMDTGVQIAISRRRIQRVAFKLRRMGESVSKEVGKPGRN from the coding sequence ATGCGAAAACAACTACTGGATACTGATCAGATTATGTATGCGCTCGGTGATGGAAACTACAGCAATTTGTATTTTTCAAACGGTACCGTTGAGCTCACCAGCCACACGCTAAAGTGGTATGAGGAAGGCTATCCTACTTTCTTGCGGATTAGCAAGAGTGCCATGATTAACCCGAAGTATATAAAGGATTGTGTCAGTGTCTCTCCTGGTATAGCTTATATTACAATGGATACGGGTGTCCAGATTGCTATTTCCCGTCGCAGGATTCAGCGAGTCGCTTTTAAATTGCGACGCATGGGTGAATCTGTAAGTAAAGAAGTTGGCAAGCCTGGAAGAAACTGA
- a CDS encoding RNA polymerase sigma factor translates to MSELEQNHIFEMWLSQHKALLFKVVRAYAFTAMDQDDLFQEIIIQVWHSIPTFKQQSSNTTWMYRIALNTAIKWLSKERKHTQSQETLDHIQAILQESTIEMDERLTWLYEEIYKLDEIDRSISLLLLDGFSYKEMAGILGISESNVGVKINRIKKQLITKSKQQDCHGI, encoded by the coding sequence ATGAGTGAACTAGAACAGAACCATATTTTTGAGATGTGGCTAAGCCAGCATAAGGCCTTACTTTTTAAAGTAGTACGGGCTTATGCGTTTACAGCTATGGATCAGGATGATCTGTTCCAGGAGATCATTATTCAAGTATGGCATTCCATTCCAACTTTCAAACAGCAGTCGTCCAATACTACCTGGATGTACCGTATCGCGCTAAATACGGCTATTAAATGGCTTAGTAAAGAACGAAAACATACCCAATCTCAAGAAACACTTGATCACATCCAGGCTATTTTGCAAGAGAGTACCATTGAGATGGATGAGCGCCTGACCTGGCTCTATGAGGAAATTTATAAGCTCGATGAAATTGATCGTTCTATTTCCTTACTCCTGCTAGATGGGTTTAGCTATAAAGAGATGGCTGGCATACTGGGAATCTCGGAATCAAATGTTGGGGTAAAAATTAATCGAATTAAAAAACAGCTTATCACTAAATCTAAACAACAGGATTGTCATGGAATTTGA
- a CDS encoding ABC transporter permease, with product MGRLTNGNEHHSGPPRWAAWLLNRFSPPGLEDELQGDLLEMYAYWVKTIGESRARWHYILAVLRMIRPLARRRTTEAYANSNPKSLRPTSLPPAYQNTFILQPAMIQNYFLIAWRNLRKNRAYAFINVTGLALGMGCALLIFALVRYHFQTDHHHRNFDRIYQFTSRFTSSTNELNIQGIPYPLGQAVRSDYPGIERVAMLEEWYSPLVAVPVANGVDKKIKDNDYKGAFVEPAYFKIFDYTWLAGGPDDLRQPGTVVMSAEMATKCFGTTTSVVGRTVRLDARIPARVVGVFADYRDDTDLAYSIMASWGSLKEQLGMRPEDEPFDNTNGSTHCFALFNDRFTVSDWNRNLLSFIKKYNPKQLKGTSYPAIPFSTMHLSPEYGGVSRGLLLSLALIGLLLVGTASINFVNLATAQALNRAREVGVRKVLGSTKTQLFWQFMGETTLIVGIAFVLAGALFWYGQTLAHTYLHGPFRFTFYFSPAVIGWLALLVSTVILLSGLYPALVVAGFRPVVALAGRLTTQQVGGFSLRRGLVTTQFAISQMLIIGLIVVANQLSYVRAKDLGFRKDAILTVSLPNTPTQDLSKLSTFRNLATALPDVGQFSYSMGGPPQSGWTSQTRVRFDTRPKEEPYGPQQAWIDANYVGVYDLKLVAGRNIQPSDTAREALINQTFMHQLGFSHPKDVLGKFLHKEGFAPLEIVGVLTDYNQSDLKQRINPLFLTTLASGYYSANIQLNAANYSRALAQLEQVYNQVYTDSFFEPSFVEDQLQKTYLQEQTMGRLINFFAGIALLIGCMGLYGLVLFMVVQRTKEVGVRKVLGASTGSILWLFSREFVRLIGIAFVLAAPVAWWVMNGWLNNFAYKISLSPLIFLLALLATGIVALLTVSFQALKASLMNPVKSLRSE from the coding sequence ATGGGGCGCTTGACCAACGGCAACGAACACCATTCCGGGCCGCCACGCTGGGCCGCCTGGCTGCTGAATCGATTCAGCCCGCCTGGCCTGGAAGACGAACTACAGGGCGATTTACTGGAAATGTACGCCTACTGGGTGAAGACGATAGGCGAATCGAGAGCCCGTTGGCACTATATACTGGCGGTACTACGCATGATTCGCCCATTGGCCCGACGCAGAACTACCGAGGCTTACGCTAATTCAAACCCGAAATCGCTCCGGCCCACCAGCTTGCCGCCAGCGTACCAGAACACATTTATCCTACAACCCGCTATGATTCAAAATTATTTTCTCATCGCCTGGCGTAATCTGCGCAAGAACCGCGCTTACGCGTTCATCAATGTAACAGGGCTGGCCCTCGGCATGGGTTGTGCACTGCTGATTTTTGCCCTGGTGCGCTACCACTTCCAAACCGATCACCATCATCGGAACTTCGACCGGATCTACCAATTTACCTCCCGATTTACATCATCTACGAATGAACTCAACATTCAGGGCATCCCCTATCCGCTCGGACAGGCGGTCCGCAGCGATTATCCCGGTATTGAACGGGTGGCGATGCTGGAAGAGTGGTACTCGCCCCTGGTAGCGGTACCCGTTGCGAATGGGGTCGATAAGAAAATCAAGGATAACGACTACAAGGGTGCCTTTGTTGAACCAGCCTACTTCAAGATTTTCGACTACACCTGGCTGGCGGGTGGGCCTGATGACCTTCGCCAACCCGGCACGGTCGTGATGAGCGCCGAGATGGCTACCAAATGCTTCGGTACAACAACCAGCGTTGTTGGCCGAACCGTCCGGCTCGACGCCCGTATTCCGGCTCGCGTAGTCGGTGTGTTCGCCGACTATCGGGACGATACCGATCTGGCATACTCGATCATGGCCTCCTGGGGATCACTTAAGGAGCAGCTCGGCATGCGTCCTGAAGATGAACCTTTTGACAACACCAATGGCAGTACCCACTGTTTCGCCCTGTTCAACGACCGCTTCACCGTCTCGGATTGGAACCGGAATCTGCTATCGTTCATCAAGAAATATAATCCGAAGCAACTTAAAGGAACCTCCTATCCAGCTATCCCATTCAGCACCATGCACTTATCGCCCGAATACGGCGGGGTAAGCCGGGGATTGCTACTATCGCTGGCATTGATTGGCCTGTTGCTGGTGGGTACGGCGAGTATCAACTTTGTGAATCTCGCTACGGCACAGGCGCTTAACCGGGCCCGGGAGGTGGGCGTTCGGAAGGTATTGGGAAGTACCAAAACGCAGCTATTCTGGCAATTCATGGGCGAAACAACCCTTATTGTCGGTATAGCCTTCGTGTTGGCGGGAGCCTTATTTTGGTATGGGCAAACGCTGGCCCACACCTACCTGCACGGCCCATTCCGGTTTACATTTTACTTTTCACCCGCCGTAATCGGGTGGTTAGCCCTGCTGGTGTCAACCGTTATTCTGCTGTCGGGCCTGTATCCGGCGCTGGTTGTGGCGGGTTTCCGACCCGTGGTAGCGCTGGCGGGTCGGCTCACCACGCAGCAAGTGGGCGGGTTTTCGCTCAGACGGGGCCTGGTGACAACCCAGTTCGCTATTTCACAGATGCTGATCATTGGGTTGATCGTGGTGGCCAATCAGCTTAGCTACGTTCGGGCTAAGGACCTGGGCTTTCGTAAAGATGCCATTCTGACCGTGAGTTTGCCCAACACACCAACGCAGGACCTGAGTAAACTCAGTACGTTCCGTAACCTGGCGACCGCTCTACCCGATGTTGGCCAGTTCAGTTATTCGATGGGTGGACCTCCCCAGTCTGGCTGGACCAGTCAGACTAGGGTTCGTTTCGACACTCGTCCCAAAGAAGAGCCTTACGGACCCCAGCAGGCCTGGATCGATGCCAATTATGTGGGCGTGTATGACCTCAAGTTAGTGGCCGGGCGCAATATACAGCCTTCTGACACAGCCCGCGAAGCGCTCATTAACCAAACATTTATGCACCAGCTGGGCTTCAGCCATCCGAAGGACGTATTGGGCAAGTTCTTACATAAAGAGGGTTTTGCACCCCTGGAAATTGTGGGCGTGTTGACTGATTATAATCAGTCGGACCTTAAGCAGCGGATCAATCCGCTATTTCTGACCACGCTCGCCAGTGGCTACTATTCGGCCAATATTCAACTAAACGCTGCGAACTACAGTCGGGCGTTGGCTCAGTTAGAGCAAGTGTACAATCAGGTGTATACCGACAGTTTTTTCGAACCATCGTTTGTGGAAGATCAGCTCCAGAAGACCTATCTACAGGAGCAGACGATGGGCAGGCTGATCAACTTTTTTGCCGGGATTGCCTTGCTCATTGGCTGTATGGGTTTGTACGGGCTCGTATTGTTCATGGTCGTGCAGCGAACGAAAGAAGTTGGCGTGCGCAAAGTATTAGGGGCCAGTACCGGTAGTATTTTGTGGCTGTTCAGTCGGGAGTTTGTGCGGCTAATTGGTATTGCTTTCGTTCTGGCCGCTCCCGTGGCATGGTGGGTAATGAACGGCTGGCTGAACAATTTTGCGTATAAGATTTCGCTCAGTCCACTCATATTTCTGCTGGCATTGTTGGCAACAGGAATCGTTGCCCTGCTAACGGTGAGTTTCCAGGCCCTCAAAGCATCCCTGATGAATCCGGTAAAAAGTCTGCGATCCGAGTAA
- a CDS encoding PadR family transcriptional regulator — protein sequence MKRAFLGELEEVVLLTVAALQESAYCASITQTIDQQMARSISFPTVHTTLQRLEEKGFVSSEMGGATAERGGRQKRLFTVTTAGQRALIECRQMRSQLWDQIPTQVVQLWGA from the coding sequence ATGAAACGAGCCTTTTTAGGAGAGCTGGAAGAAGTCGTTTTACTGACGGTAGCCGCTCTACAGGAGTCGGCTTACTGTGCCTCCATTACGCAAACCATTGACCAGCAAATGGCCCGTAGCATCAGCTTTCCTACTGTCCACACCACCCTGCAACGGCTGGAAGAAAAGGGATTCGTCTCTTCCGAGATGGGCGGAGCTACCGCCGAGCGGGGAGGTCGTCAAAAACGTCTGTTCACGGTAACCACGGCTGGGCAACGAGCGCTGATCGAGTGTCGGCAGATGCGTAGCCAATTATGGGATCAAATTCCAACGCAAGTTGTACAGCTATGGGGCGCTTGA
- a CDS encoding methylenetetrahydrofolate reductase translates to MFLEKIKSGESGVLLYGITPPKAGTAPERVAEIAQKTIERLTALDIDALVVYDVQDESARTTEERPFPFINALDPLVFAAGYLGTLTIPKIIYRPAGKFSNVELSDWLEELHDHNFYPVFVGVPAPDYPVKTSLPEAYRLWSKHQNTSVIGAVTIPERHNVLNDEDVRMLDKMNCGVSYFISQCVFNLDYAKQVIEDLTIRCNTQQVKAPTIIFTITACGSTKTLHFMEWLGIHVPDELKEDLKKSDDILEKSVQICLDIATELTTFCMERSIPFGFNIESVAIRKAEIEASIYLANQIGQMLTDKGVRNPSEGKGLELTSGKQNTPDTWVIKDI, encoded by the coding sequence ATGTTTTTAGAAAAGATCAAATCCGGAGAATCTGGCGTGCTACTGTACGGCATCACGCCACCCAAAGCCGGTACGGCCCCTGAACGCGTTGCCGAGATTGCCCAAAAAACCATTGAGCGACTGACTGCTCTGGATATCGATGCCCTCGTGGTGTATGATGTTCAGGATGAGTCGGCCCGGACAACAGAAGAAAGGCCCTTTCCCTTTATAAATGCGCTTGACCCGCTTGTTTTTGCGGCTGGTTATCTGGGTACATTAACCATTCCGAAAATCATATACCGCCCTGCCGGCAAGTTTTCTAACGTAGAGCTCTCTGATTGGCTGGAAGAACTGCACGACCACAATTTCTATCCTGTTTTTGTAGGTGTGCCAGCACCGGATTACCCGGTAAAAACCAGTCTGCCGGAAGCATACAGGCTCTGGAGCAAACACCAGAACACATCCGTTATCGGCGCGGTAACCATCCCCGAACGGCACAACGTACTGAACGATGAAGATGTCCGAATGCTGGATAAGATGAACTGCGGTGTATCGTACTTTATTTCACAGTGTGTGTTCAATCTTGACTACGCCAAGCAGGTTATCGAAGACCTGACTATCCGTTGTAACACGCAACAGGTAAAAGCCCCGACGATCATTTTCACCATTACCGCTTGTGGATCGACTAAAACACTCCATTTTATGGAATGGTTGGGTATTCACGTACCGGATGAATTGAAAGAAGACCTGAAAAAATCGGACGATATCCTTGAAAAATCGGTGCAGATATGTCTCGACATTGCCACCGAACTGACCACATTCTGCATGGAACGCTCAATCCCTTTCGGCTTCAATATTGAAAGCGTTGCCATTCGCAAAGCAGAAATCGAAGCGTCCATTTATTTAGCTAATCAAATAGGTCAGATGCTGACGGATAAAGGGGTACGAAATCCGTCAGAAGGGAAAGGTCTGGAACTCACGAGCGGCAAGCAAAACACACCCGATACGTGGGTTATCAAAGATATCTAG